From the genome of Hydrogenothermus marinus:
TTCCTACAAATTGATTATAAGAAAGATATATCTCATTTATCTGATTTGATATATAAAGATCTGATAAAAACTCCATTAAGTTTGTAGCATAAGAATAAATTGAACCATAATCTATAGGCGCTGGAAAGGTTTTTATTTTATTATCGGTAATAAAATCATCTAATTTTTTTCCAATTACAATAAATCCATAAAAATCTTCTTTTTCTTTAAATTCTGTTTGGACAAAATTTGCTAATTTTTCATTAAAAAGACCACAAAGACCTTGATCTGAGCCATAAACAATTACAGCTTTTTTGCCTTTTGCAAAGGATAAATTAATATCAGGATAGTAAGATAATATACCTTTTAATGTTTCATTTATTTGTGATTCATACTCTCTAATACTATCAATTAGATGTTGAGCTTTTTGTAGGTTTAAAGAGGCTATAGATTTCATAGATATTACTATTTTTTTGATGCCTTCAAACTTATGTATTTTCAGTTCTATATCTTTTGTTGTATTCATAACTTTTCTACAAAATCTTTAATTTCTTTTTTTAGGTTTTCTGTTAAAACTTTTGAGTATTTAATTTCTTTTAGTATTTCTGGTTTTTCTTTTTCTAATCTTTCTAAAACAAAGTCTGCATTATAATTAACCTGATCTTCTGGTAATTTATCAAAATAACCTTCATTTAATAAAAAAAAGATAATTACTTGTTGTTCAACCTGATAATGTTTTCTTTTTGGTTGTTTTAAAAGCTCTCTTAATCTTTTTCCTCTTCTTATTATCTTTTCAGTTTCTCCAAACACTTTTACTCCAAGCTTTGTGAATATCTCAACTTCTAAAAACTGAGCATAATAAAGTCTTAAAGATTCTGCAACATCTTTTAAAGCTGGTATTTGAGTTTTTCCTCCAATTCTTGAAACTGATTTTCCTACATCTACTGCTGGTCTTTGATTTATATTAAAAAGATTTGCATCAAGATATATCTGTCCATCAGTGATAGATATTACATTTGTTGGAATATATGAAGAAATTCTCCCTGCTTGAGTTTCTACTATAGGAAGTGCCGTAATTGAGCCACCATTTTTTATTTTACAAGCTCTTTCTAAAAGTCTTGAATGTATATAAAAAATATCTCCTGGATAAGCTTCCCTTCCTGGAGGTCTTTTTAGTAAAAGAGATAAAGCTTGATATGCAAAAGCATGCTTTGTTAAATCATCATAAACTATTAAAACATCTTTGCCTTTATCAAGAAAATATTCTGCTATTGCAGTTGCTGAGTATGGAGCTAAAAATTTAAGTCCAGGATTTTGATCTGATGTTGCGGCTACAATTACTGTGTAATCAAGAGCTCCATATTTTTTTAAAGTTGAGTAGACATCTAAAACTGCCTGTTTTCTTTGTCCTATTGCAGTATATACACAGATTACATTTTTATCTTTCTGATTTAGTATAGTATCAACTGCCAAGGTAGTTTTACCTGTAGAGGTATCACCAAGAATAAGCTCTCTTTGCCCTTTGCCAATAGGAAACATAGAATCTATTACTTTAATACCTGTGTAGAGCTGATCTTTTACAAAATCTCTATCAAAAATAGCAGGTGCATCTCTTTCTACAGGATAATAAGTTGAAGTTTTTATGGGTGGTTTTTCATCAAGAGGTTTACCAAGAGGATTAACCATTCTACCTACTATATCTTCTGACACAGGTACTGATATTATATGGCCTGTTCTGTAAACAATACTATTTACTTCAACATTTTTTTCTTTTTCAAGTATTATAGCTGTTAAAAAATTTTCTTTTATATCTATAACTATTCCATTTATATTATTTTCAAATTTTACAACTTCATAAAACTGGACATTTGGAAGACCTCTAATTTTAGCAAGACCTTCTTCTATAGATTCAACAACACCTTCTTCTTCAATTAGTGGCTTTAATTGATAATCTTTTACTGCTTCTTTTATTGCTTCTTTAAATCT
Proteins encoded in this window:
- a CDS encoding F0F1 ATP synthase subunit gamma, whose protein sequence is MNTTKDIELKIHKFEGIKKIVISMKSIASLNLQKAQHLIDSIREYESQINETLKGILSYYPDINLSFAKGKKAVIVYGSDQGLCGLFNEKLANFVQTEFKEKEDFYGFIVIGKKLDDFITDNKIKTFPAPIDYGSIYSYATNLMEFLSDLYISNQINEIYLSYNQFVGIGKFKTVIKKVIPFEIKRKNIYEYPPIVDINPIEILSSSIIEYIYSNVFRAYIESFISENGVRMMNMNNASKSIEKSINKLEIEKNYFRQEEITNEIEEIISAYKVLVGEK
- a CDS encoding F0F1 ATP synthase subunit alpha, yielding MKAINGIDRFKEAIKEAVKDYQLKPLIEEEGVVESIEEGLAKIRGLPNVQFYEVVKFENNINGIVIDIKENFLTAIILEKEKNVEVNSIVYRTGHIISVPVSEDIVGRMVNPLGKPLDEKPPIKTSTYYPVERDAPAIFDRDFVKDQLYTGIKVIDSMFPIGKGQRELILGDTSTGKTTLAVDTILNQKDKNVICVYTAIGQRKQAVLDVYSTLKKYGALDYTVIVAATSDQNPGLKFLAPYSATAIAEYFLDKGKDVLIVYDDLTKHAFAYQALSLLLKRPPGREAYPGDIFYIHSRLLERACKIKNGGSITALPIVETQAGRISSYIPTNVISITDGQIYLDANLFNINQRPAVDVGKSVSRIGGKTQIPALKDVAESLRLYYAQFLEVEIFTKLGVKVFGETEKIIRRGKRLRELLKQPKRKHYQVEQQVIIFFLLNEGYFDKLPEDQVNYNADFVLERLEKEKPEILKEIKYSKVLTENLKKEIKDFVEKL